In Chryseobacterium sp., the genomic window CCTGATCGCGACAATGGATCATGAATTAGGAAAAAATCTTCAGAAAATCCTGAAAAAAGAGGGAATTGATATCCGTTTGAATCAGGCAGTATATAAAACTGAAAGCCTGGGTTCATCAGCCAAAGTCTTTTTTAAAGATAAAAATGGTACAGAGAATACGCTGGATGCAGAATATGTCTTGGTAGCGGTTGGAAGAAGTCCTTATGTAAAAGGCTTAGGTCTGGGAAATACAGATGTACTGCTGGACGAATGGGGATTTATCAAGGTGAATGAAAACAATCAGACAGCGGTATCCCATATTTATGCGATCGGTGATGTGATTGGTGGAGCGATGTTAGCTCATAAGGCGGAAGAAGAAGGTGTTTTGGTAGCGGAAACGATTAATGGACAAAACCATCGCATTCATTATGACCGTATTCCTTCTGTGGTATATACCTGGCCTGAAGTGGCTTCTGTAGGTCACACTGAAGAATATCTTAAGAAAAATAACATCGCCTATACTGTAGGAAAATTTCCATTTTCTGCCAGCGCAAGGGCAAGAGCTTCTATGGATACAGACGGATTTGCCAAAGTTTTGGTAGATCCGAAATATGGAGAAGTTCTAGGAGTTCATATCATAGGCGCGCGAGCTGCAGATCTGATCGCACAGGGAGTTATTGCACAGGAATATGAGGTGACAGCAGAGGATATGTTCCGTATTTCTTATGCCCATCCCACTTATTCCGAAACTCTGAAAGAAGCCTATTTGATAGCCTCAGGACAGGGTGCTGTCAATATCTGAGAAAAAACGCAAGGGAATCAGGTTTCATCATCTATCCTGTAGATTTTTCAGTAGGAACTCTTCTGTTAATTTATTTTGCCGCGAATGTATGGATAAAACAATTCGTGCATTCGTGGCGATTAAAAGCTTACCTAATAACGATATTCAATTTCTCGGAGATAAAATCCTTGCCTCTTAAAACGTCAGGCAGGCAACCCATTTTGCGTCTTAGCGTTTTCAAATCAATTATAAACGCTGTTATAGAGTAGGGCATTCCCCGCTTTTTGAATAAACTCCGTTGCTTTTGGCTTCAAGTTTTCCGGTTTTCCTATTGATTTTAATCACAAAAGATTCTTTGGTGACAGGACATCCTTTAGATTGTACAACATATAGGGAAATATGACGGTCATTCATTTTATAAGCACCTGTAAAAAGATTTTTTGTATCTACCGAATAGCCGTAAGTTTTTGCTATTAAAAGAGCTTCCGGCAGATTGTCAACGGTTCCGATAAAATCCCTTAGCTGCTGTTCATTGGAAAAATATACAGACCTGTCTTTTTTACAGGCGAGAATATATGAAAAACAATGGTTGCCTATACATTTTTGAAAGAATCCTTTTTCAGGTAGAGGCTCATTGATCGTCATAAAATCCGGTGCCTGACTTTCATAGATGACCGCTTTTTCTGGATCAATATCATTACTCAGCACTCTCCAGTATTCATACTCTTTATCCGGTACAATGAACGGATAGAGATAATCAACGGTATCCAGAATATCCGGAATTTTTTTATAATCATCGGGAACCGTGATCTGTGCAAAAATCAGATTGGATAAGATCAGGGAAAATGGGATGATTATCTTCATAGAGAAAGTGTTTTCAGTGCAAATTTAGAAAAGAGAATTATTTCAATATAATTTTATAATACCCTTTGTCATCAGTTACATCAATATCTATACCTGTAAATGTTAATTTATTGATTTGATAGCCATCACAACCTCCTTTAAATTCCGATGATTGGATGGAAAAATCAAGGTTTTTAATATTAGAATAAAATGTATAATTTTTTGTTCCGTTATAGGTACCTACATTTTCTAAAATAACCATATTGTCGGATGTTTTGGTTAATTGCACATTAACATTATTTTCATCTTGAACTGAATAGGTTGTCAATGTTCCGTTGGCAATGAGATTCTCACCATTAGAATCCACAAACTTAAAAACTATCGGCTGAGGAGCATTATAACAGCTATCTCCACAAGCTGTGAAAATAAAAGCTATTAATAATAAGAAGAATATTTTTTTCATGGATTATGGATAGTGTGAAGAGTAAAATTAGTTATTAATGTTTTGTAATCAAAACTATATTACACCTGAATTATTAAAACGAGCTCTAAATATTTTCAAAACCTGTGCAAGCTGATCATCTGTGATATCAAAATCATCGATGTTGATTTCTATTTTTTCGTTGTTATGAAAACAATATAAATAATTTACTTCAGGTTAATAATCGTGTTTAGATTCACGGCTTACCAGACGTTTTACAATAATCTTTTCAAGTTGAATTTCATTCCACAAATACCTCGTGTTATTTTTTATCGGAATTCCTTTTCCATTGATGGAAATAATAATTTGTGATATTTTTTTGACTTCTGAAATTATTTTAAAAATAAAATAGTCAGTAAATCCAAGAAGTATAAGTAATACAAATATTGCTGTTCCATTGAATTTGAACTTAAGACCTAAAAGAAAAAATAGCTCCAGAATCATAAACATGCTGTAAGTAGCAGTAGCGATAATTTTACCCGAACGCGAATATTTGACTATAATTTCATCAGGAATTGAATTTTCGTTATATTCCATTTTATCACTTTTATGAAGAGCATATTCTTTATGAA contains:
- the lpdA gene encoding dihydrolipoyl dehydrogenase → MENYDIAVIGSGPGGYVAAIRSAQLGYKTVIIEKYDTLGGTCTNVGCIPTKALLDSTHHYAEARHQFGKHGIILDQIELDFSRMYQRKSEVVSKNTDGLNFLMNKNNITRLKGTAGFINNTAIKVDNETETVEITAKNYIIATGSKPSTVPGVEIDQQRIITSTEALALNEKPKSMVIIGGGVIGVEMASIFNRIGTQVTILEYADNLIATMDHELGKNLQKILKKEGIDIRLNQAVYKTESLGSSAKVFFKDKNGTENTLDAEYVLVAVGRSPYVKGLGLGNTDVLLDEWGFIKVNENNQTAVSHIYAIGDVIGGAMLAHKAEEEGVLVAETINGQNHRIHYDRIPSVVYTWPEVASVGHTEEYLKKNNIAYTVGKFPFSASARARASMDTDGFAKVLVDPKYGEVLGVHIIGARAADLIAQGVIAQEYEVTAEDMFRISYAHPTYSETLKEAYLIASGQGAVNI